The following proteins are encoded in a genomic region of Halomicroarcula saliterrae:
- a CDS encoding DUF7551 domain-containing protein — MVGTALNELRTRIETLASDGGEYVVRCARTGERPVPVDGLHFDDRTVAQRAARAAEQYRAVLRRYDPQVRYYDPIVCEDTDPVGSAAEPNAHSVPDSWKPTSEGLSEPVVTGSEPERRQLVEFCHSAATAVFETLSAEGYGDVESAVMDAYFEVAERSTDHDDLCLCLLERMALELDTRVQPEDQAAVVARAAGLLAPADTADRPVSATLATLEDRGLLDGYTQSPWFVERRDGTRSIVVQISEYALAPRDGRLPVLPIALELYRHRPDWLPSSLRVGDVDDGWQLTLTVADEAAPSGLATAVIES, encoded by the coding sequence ATGGTCGGGACGGCGCTTAACGAGCTCAGAACCCGCATCGAGACACTGGCTAGCGACGGCGGTGAGTACGTCGTTCGCTGTGCCCGAACGGGCGAGCGGCCGGTGCCGGTCGACGGGCTCCACTTCGACGACAGAACGGTAGCACAAAGAGCCGCCCGCGCGGCCGAGCAGTATCGCGCGGTCCTCCGTCGATACGACCCGCAGGTCCGATACTACGACCCCATCGTCTGTGAAGACACGGACCCAGTGGGTTCGGCCGCAGAGCCGAACGCGCACTCGGTACCCGATTCGTGGAAACCGACCTCGGAGGGGCTCTCCGAGCCTGTCGTAACAGGAAGCGAGCCGGAGCGGCGACAGCTCGTCGAGTTCTGTCACAGCGCGGCGACGGCAGTCTTCGAGACGCTGTCGGCAGAAGGATACGGTGATGTCGAGTCCGCAGTCATGGACGCGTACTTCGAGGTCGCAGAGCGGAGCACCGACCACGACGACCTCTGTCTCTGTCTGCTCGAACGCATGGCTCTCGAACTCGACACCAGGGTACAGCCCGAGGACCAGGCGGCGGTGGTCGCGAGGGCGGCGGGCCTGCTCGCACCGGCAGACACGGCCGACCGACCGGTTTCGGCCACGCTGGCGACGCTCGAAGACCGCGGCCTTCTGGATGGGTACACGCAGTCCCCGTGGTTCGTCGAGCGACGGGACGGGACACGGTCGATCGTCGTCCAGATATCGGAGTACGCGCTGGCCCCGCGAGACGGGCGCCTCCCCGTGTTACCCATCGCGCTCGAACTGTATCGACACCGACCGGACTGGCTTCCCTCGTCGCTTCGGGTCGGTGACGTCGACGACGGCTGGCAACTCACGCTCACGGTGGCGGACGAAGCGGCGCCGAGCGGACTCGCCACTGCGGTCATCGAATCCTGA
- a CDS encoding metal-dependent transcriptional regulator yields MNGSPQYLLVIYIAQHRHDPPIPPGVIAEMLDRSPAAVTEMCQRLAENGVVSYGPYEGATLTESGRERAMALHESYVTVSWFFRRVLELDDCESEAMELAGLVSPTVTERLAATLPFTGAAPTVEVDRTGPTATDSDP; encoded by the coding sequence ATGAACGGGTCCCCACAGTATCTCCTGGTGATCTACATCGCACAACACCGCCATGACCCGCCTATCCCGCCGGGTGTCATCGCGGAGATGCTGGACCGGTCTCCGGCGGCGGTGACGGAGATGTGCCAGCGACTCGCGGAGAACGGGGTCGTGTCCTACGGGCCGTACGAAGGGGCGACGCTGACTGAATCGGGGCGCGAGCGAGCGATGGCGTTGCACGAGTCGTACGTGACCGTCTCGTGGTTCTTTCGCCGGGTGCTGGAACTAGACGATTGCGAATCTGAAGCGATGGAACTGGCCGGTCTCGTGAGCCCGACGGTCACAGAGCGGCTCGCGGCCACGCTCCCGTTCACTGGAGCAGCGCCGACGGTCGAAGTCGACCGAACGGGCCCCACAGCGACCGACAGCGACCCCTGA
- a CDS encoding NifU family protein, whose protein sequence is MSAEGLERQTRNYLSNNVPQIQQHGGNFEVRDIDEANGTATVAIGGACSGCGIAPMTMKAIERRLPESVDGLENVEVVRSGGPRAAVMPSKTDEMEDMDEYEDYSPSF, encoded by the coding sequence ATGAGCGCAGAAGGACTCGAACGACAGACGCGTAACTACTTGAGCAACAACGTCCCGCAGATTCAGCAACACGGCGGGAACTTCGAGGTCCGGGACATCGACGAAGCGAACGGGACCGCCACCGTCGCTATCGGCGGGGCCTGTTCGGGCTGTGGCATCGCCCCGATGACGATGAAGGCCATCGAACGCCGACTCCCGGAGAGCGTCGACGGGCTCGAAAACGTCGAGGTCGTCCGCTCGGGCGGCCCGCGTGCCGCGGTGATGCCCTCGAAGACCGACGAGATGGAAGACATGGACGAGTACGAAGACTACAGCCCCTCGTTCTGA
- a CDS encoding rhodanese-like domain-containing protein, producing the protein MQRRGYLALCGTVCGGLAGCSGDSNDTPDGAVAPASDGYPAQSGTPSTERDIDTGSFPTTTVEGVDVPLAPIDATQYWYREGTARFADARGRAQYARSHITGAVLSPAPDGGADDPVSDWPNDDRIVCYCGCPHHLSSLRAATLIKNGYERVFVIDEGFWEWQTRGYPVSGTAVTSRPAVQRIRGRTAADDAGQTAWAWHEPTGQREATPIAEGGSYTLELRFSDVGPDSTIAVETPAYRVEDSLDALTTRTVTGT; encoded by the coding sequence ATGCAACGCCGTGGATACCTCGCCCTCTGTGGGACGGTATGTGGCGGGCTCGCCGGCTGCAGCGGGGACTCGAACGACACTCCCGATGGCGCTGTCGCTCCCGCCAGCGATGGGTATCCCGCGCAGTCCGGAACGCCGTCGACGGAACGGGACATCGATACGGGGTCGTTTCCCACGACGACTGTCGAGGGGGTCGACGTTCCGCTCGCACCGATAGACGCGACCCAGTACTGGTACCGCGAGGGGACTGCGCGGTTCGCGGACGCGAGGGGTCGGGCTCAGTACGCCCGGTCGCATATCACCGGGGCTGTGTTGAGTCCGGCCCCCGACGGCGGCGCCGACGACCCGGTCAGTGACTGGCCGAACGACGACCGTATCGTCTGCTACTGCGGGTGTCCGCACCATCTCTCCTCGCTCCGGGCCGCGACGCTCATCAAGAACGGATACGAGCGGGTGTTCGTCATCGACGAGGGGTTCTGGGAGTGGCAGACGCGGGGGTATCCTGTCTCCGGGACCGCTGTCACGTCCCGGCCAGCGGTACAGCGCATTCGCGGACGGACGGCGGCCGACGACGCCGGACAGACGGCGTGGGCGTGGCACGAGCCGACGGGACAGCGCGAGGCGACGCCTATCGCCGAGGGCGGGAGCTACACGCTCGAACTCCGGTTCTCCGACGTCGGGCCGGACTCGACGATCGCTGTGGAGACACCCGCCTATCGCGTCGAGGATTCGCTCGACGCGTTGACGACCCGGACGGTGACCGGGACGTAA
- a CDS encoding ribbon-helix-helix domain-containing protein: MVKSTVRFPEAVMDRVEEMVEEDIFSSKSEFQRFAVEFVLSELGEYEPEMVDFDELRTDLFASRPSTAGDDDAELNEAFYENAARVRQYAIRGDVETAEEYIDTAYPVTDPRCLLLDDLLQAYRTDDES; the protein is encoded by the coding sequence GTGGTCAAATCAACAGTCCGATTCCCCGAGGCGGTGATGGACCGCGTCGAGGAGATGGTCGAGGAGGATATCTTCTCGAGCAAATCGGAATTCCAGCGCTTCGCTGTGGAGTTCGTCCTGTCCGAGCTGGGCGAGTACGAACCCGAGATGGTCGACTTCGACGAGCTTCGTACCGACCTGTTCGCGTCGCGTCCCTCCACCGCTGGCGACGACGATGCCGAACTCAACGAGGCGTTCTACGAGAACGCCGCCCGCGTCCGGCAGTACGCTATCCGCGGCGACGTCGAGACGGCCGAGGAGTACATCGACACCGCCTATCCGGTGACGGACCCGCGCTGTTTGCTGTTAGACGACCTGCTGCAGGCGTATCGAACGGACGACGAATCCTAG
- a CDS encoding ParA family protein, translating to MLAYTVYSEAGGVGKTTLATNLAKAEVRAGRRVLAIDLDTQEASMSHLLDVAEDRNNDQADSLLRHMIDRPRGEFADLIKTSEGIDVVPAHNILEYASKHLRRREEEAADFGESWNPNKQLLRVLREAGVHETYDTLIIDPPASADIKLHNAIHATRHLVIPFEPSGKGYESVQGLDQLVGGLEESLGIEVGVLAVVPNRYKGMNDQDRFLEQLTADGWETQVRFRERSSLLEGCWAEQCTAYRYIETHRDREREHELETLEKFDALADRIREETAVKA from the coding sequence ATGCTGGCTTACACGGTGTACTCGGAGGCGGGGGGCGTCGGCAAGACGACACTCGCGACGAATCTCGCGAAAGCGGAAGTTCGCGCCGGACGAAGGGTGCTGGCGATCGACCTCGACACACAGGAGGCCTCGATGTCGCACCTGCTGGACGTCGCCGAGGACCGCAACAACGACCAGGCGGACAGTCTCCTCCGACACATGATAGACCGGCCGCGGGGCGAGTTCGCTGACCTGATAAAGACGAGCGAAGGCATCGACGTCGTCCCGGCACACAACATCCTCGAGTACGCGTCGAAACATCTCCGCCGACGGGAGGAAGAAGCCGCGGACTTCGGGGAGTCCTGGAATCCGAACAAACAACTGCTCCGTGTCCTCCGGGAGGCCGGCGTTCACGAGACCTACGATACACTGATAATCGACCCGCCAGCGAGTGCCGACATCAAACTCCACAACGCTATCCACGCCACTCGCCATCTCGTGATTCCGTTCGAGCCCAGTGGGAAGGGGTACGAATCGGTGCAGGGTCTCGACCAGCTCGTCGGTGGTCTCGAAGAGTCACTGGGTATCGAAGTCGGCGTGCTCGCCGTGGTCCCGAACCGTTACAAGGGGATGAACGACCAGGACAGATTCCTCGAACAACTGACCGCGGACGGCTGGGAGACGCAGGTTCGATTCCGGGAGCGCTCCTCACTGCTCGAAGGCTGCTGGGCGGAACAGTGTACCGCATACCGCTATATCGAAACGCATCGCGACCGCGAGCGCGAGCACGAACTGGAGACCCTGGAGAAGTTCGACGCGCTTGCCGACCGAATCCGGGAAGAGACGGCGGTGAAAGCATGA
- a CDS encoding competence/damage-inducible protein A — MDVALVTVGDELLAGDTENTNASWLGRQLTAAGVTVTRVLTVPDSESVIADAVSRYRDAFDAVIVTGGIGGTPDDVTKAGVARAFGRDLVVPDDVRAHLEAKAEQFAADNPELVDRYEMELDLDAWASVPEGGQALLTDESFAAGCVVDGVYVLPGIPEELEAMYESIADEFDGDRTAETIHTPAPEGALVGAVTTAREKFDVAVGSYPRKDDEPGRVKITGDDPAAVADATAWLRERIETE; from the coding sequence ATGGACGTGGCACTGGTCACCGTCGGAGACGAACTGCTGGCCGGAGATACGGAGAACACGAACGCGTCGTGGCTGGGTCGACAGCTCACCGCGGCGGGCGTGACCGTCACTCGCGTGCTGACTGTGCCCGACAGCGAGTCGGTCATCGCCGACGCCGTCTCCAGGTACCGCGACGCGTTCGACGCGGTCATCGTCACCGGTGGTATCGGTGGCACACCGGACGACGTGACGAAGGCCGGGGTCGCACGGGCGTTCGGTCGCGACCTCGTCGTCCCCGACGACGTGCGGGCGCATCTCGAAGCGAAGGCCGAACAGTTCGCCGCGGACAACCCGGAGCTGGTCGACCGGTACGAGATGGAGCTGGACCTCGACGCGTGGGCGTCGGTCCCCGAGGGCGGACAGGCGCTGCTGACCGACGAGAGCTTCGCCGCGGGCTGTGTCGTCGACGGCGTCTACGTGCTGCCCGGCATTCCCGAGGAACTCGAAGCGATGTACGAGAGTATCGCCGACGAGTTCGACGGCGACCGGACGGCGGAGACGATACACACGCCCGCGCCGGAAGGCGCACTGGTCGGGGCCGTTACGACCGCCCGCGAGAAGTTCGACGTCGCCGTGGGGAGCTATCCCCGGAAAGACGACGAGCCGGGCCGGGTGAAGATTACCGGCGACGACCCGGCGGCCGTCGCCGACGCGACCGCGTGGCTCCGCGAGCGAATCGAGACCGAGTGA
- a CDS encoding P-loop NTPase encodes MSEQSPPLADRVEAQLRSVRDPKAELSVFQAGFVEDIAVDGRDVTVEADLTALNGETATGVVRAMLQAVNDVDGVESAHVERVSPSSEGRSTVAAFDHVVAVASAKGGVGKSTVATTLAAALAGDHDVALFDADIHGPNVPGLLDISGPIHSSEEGDPLPVRTDGLEVMSVGLMEDGAPLAWRGAMAHDAVDDLFTNTAWRNDDVLVLDLPPGTGDVVLTTLQEAPVDGVVVVTTPFHASVSDTGRTVELFRDNDVPVLGAVVNMAEYVCDCCGEPNDLFDGGALPELDAPVLAELPFSRRLQATPTPGDVPSVVAELGAEVTAALETAGEVSVPEHAVDIRGLPPEERKRRVRTRFTGLERGAAFVVVSDRDPTPVGAFLGRLVDEPREAFDPFTVRRATPSDWVLETVRP; translated from the coding sequence ATGAGTGAACAGTCACCTCCTCTCGCCGACCGCGTCGAAGCACAGTTACGCAGCGTCCGCGACCCGAAGGCGGAACTCTCGGTGTTTCAGGCCGGGTTCGTCGAGGACATCGCCGTCGACGGCCGTGACGTGACCGTCGAGGCGGACCTGACCGCACTGAACGGCGAGACGGCCACCGGCGTCGTGCGAGCGATGCTGCAGGCGGTCAACGACGTCGACGGCGTCGAGTCGGCCCACGTCGAACGCGTCTCCCCCTCCAGCGAGGGGCGGTCGACCGTCGCGGCGTTCGACCACGTCGTCGCCGTCGCCAGCGCCAAGGGCGGCGTCGGCAAGTCTACCGTCGCGACCACCCTCGCGGCCGCGCTGGCCGGGGACCACGACGTCGCGCTGTTCGACGCCGACATCCACGGTCCGAACGTCCCGGGTCTGCTCGATATCTCGGGGCCGATACACTCGAGCGAAGAGGGAGACCCCCTGCCGGTCCGGACCGACGGCCTCGAAGTCATGAGCGTCGGTCTCATGGAGGACGGGGCCCCGCTCGCGTGGCGGGGCGCCATGGCCCACGACGCCGTCGACGACCTCTTTACCAACACCGCGTGGCGAAACGACGACGTTCTGGTCCTCGACCTCCCGCCGGGCACCGGCGACGTCGTGTTGACGACACTGCAGGAGGCCCCCGTCGACGGTGTCGTCGTCGTCACGACGCCGTTCCACGCCAGCGTCAGCGACACCGGACGGACCGTCGAACTGTTCCGGGACAACGACGTGCCGGTGCTGGGGGCCGTCGTGAACATGGCCGAGTACGTCTGTGACTGCTGTGGCGAACCGAACGACCTGTTTGACGGGGGCGCGCTCCCGGAGCTCGATGCGCCGGTCCTGGCCGAGCTCCCATTCTCCCGGCGCCTCCAGGCAACGCCGACACCGGGCGACGTGCCGTCGGTGGTGGCCGAACTGGGTGCCGAGGTGACGGCGGCCCTGGAGACGGCCGGTGAGGTGTCGGTGCCCGAGCACGCCGTCGACATCCGGGGGCTCCCGCCCGAGGAACGGAAGCGCCGAGTCCGCACGCGGTTCACCGGTCTCGAACGCGGTGCGGCGTTCGTCGTGGTCAGCGACCGCGACCCGACGCCGGTCGGGGCCTTCCTCGGCCGGCTCGTCGACGAGCCACGGGAGGCGTTCGACCCGTTCACGGTGCGGCGAGCCACGCCCAGCGACTGGGTGCTGGAGACGGTCCGTCCCTGA
- a CDS encoding HEAT repeat domain-containing protein: MTDDEFEQHLREEPDPQLDPAKSPGMHTDIEALADIEVDRDDVTIGEATPEELAATDTEPVEAFPVADLLDELDRESPVDRRRAALALADAPTADGVVRGLARAATTDDDSDVRQFAVEALTAHGGERAAAVAVELLDDPDPWVRAEALVALDNIDREAHEADIAATLDADDHHAVVRNAAISLFKVRGEAMAETLLELSRADSERLREWAAHMLGGVDSDRARDRLRELTDDPATVVRQTAEHALDTDPARFRRQFGGALETDSRLLPGEDRLNRIPDL; this comes from the coding sequence ATGACCGACGACGAGTTCGAGCAGCATCTCCGCGAGGAGCCGGACCCGCAACTGGACCCGGCCAAGAGCCCCGGGATGCACACCGATATCGAGGCGCTGGCGGACATCGAAGTCGACCGTGACGACGTCACCATCGGGGAGGCGACCCCCGAGGAACTCGCCGCGACCGATACCGAACCCGTCGAGGCGTTCCCGGTGGCCGACCTACTCGACGAGTTAGACCGGGAGAGCCCGGTCGACCGACGGCGAGCGGCCCTCGCACTGGCGGACGCGCCGACCGCCGACGGGGTGGTACGCGGGCTGGCCCGCGCCGCGACGACCGACGACGACAGCGACGTGCGACAGTTCGCCGTGGAGGCGCTGACCGCCCACGGCGGCGAGCGGGCGGCCGCCGTCGCGGTCGAACTGCTCGACGACCCCGACCCGTGGGTCCGCGCCGAGGCGCTGGTCGCGCTCGACAACATCGACCGCGAGGCCCACGAGGCCGATATCGCGGCCACACTCGACGCGGACGACCACCACGCGGTGGTGCGGAACGCGGCCATCTCCCTGTTCAAGGTTCGCGGGGAAGCGATGGCGGAGACCCTCCTGGAACTGAGCAGGGCCGACAGTGAGCGCCTCCGGGAGTGGGCCGCCCACATGCTCGGCGGCGTGGACTCCGACCGCGCCCGTGACCGACTCCGAGAGCTGACTGACGACCCCGCGACGGTCGTCCGACAGACCGCAGAGCACGCGCTGGACACCGACCCCGCGCGGTTCCGCCGTCAGTTCGGCGGGGCGCTCGAAACAGACAGCCGACTCCTCCCCGGTGAGGACCGACTCAACCGGATACCGGACCTCTGA
- a CDS encoding phosphate ABC transporter permease — protein MSIRWRRLRPDRTADPAASVATGTLGVATVAVTLRFLTALLVNAPSTPGAAPLSALETASTVAAAAALVAGGLRAATPTAGVGALFGGVFGLLAAGTPVATVPATVALAGGTAVFVGAHRDVFTPLSGVAVALLTLALAWSSLSGVVGVAPARRLGSIVAFLALGALPALGTADVWSLVSGAVGLAVTLWFAYSLPFVAGAVTLVTTGAVGTPLPVVAVAVAGVVTAGSAALRVRRWWLVAGVALVAAAGVPVTVTRAVPFALGVTALVRGVDR, from the coding sequence ATGAGCATCCGCTGGAGGCGGCTCCGGCCGGACCGGACCGCCGACCCCGCGGCGTCCGTCGCCACGGGCACCCTCGGCGTGGCCACGGTCGCCGTCACCCTCCGGTTTCTCACCGCGCTGCTGGTCAACGCTCCCAGTACGCCGGGCGCGGCCCCGCTGTCGGCACTCGAAACCGCCTCGACGGTGGCGGCCGCGGCCGCGCTGGTCGCCGGTGGCCTGCGAGCGGCCACACCGACGGCCGGCGTCGGCGCCCTGTTCGGTGGCGTCTTCGGACTGCTCGCCGCGGGCACGCCCGTGGCCACCGTCCCGGCGACGGTCGCGCTCGCCGGCGGGACCGCGGTGTTCGTCGGCGCACACCGGGACGTGTTCACTCCGCTCAGCGGCGTCGCCGTCGCGCTCCTGACCCTCGCGCTGGCCTGGAGTAGCCTCAGTGGCGTCGTCGGCGTCGCTCCGGCCCGTCGACTGGGCTCGATTGTCGCGTTCCTGGCCCTCGGGGCGCTCCCGGCGCTGGGTACCGCCGACGTGTGGTCGCTGGTATCGGGCGCCGTCGGTCTCGCCGTCACTCTCTGGTTCGCCTACTCGCTGCCGTTCGTCGCCGGCGCGGTCACCCTCGTCACCACCGGTGCCGTCGGCACACCGCTGCCGGTGGTCGCCGTCGCCGTGGCCGGCGTCGTGACGGCCGGCAGCGCCGCCCTTCGGGTGCGACGCTGGTGGCTGGTAGCCGGCGTGGCGCTGGTGGCCGCCGCCGGCGTCCCGGTCACGGTGACACGCGCCGTCCCGTTCGCGCTCGGCGTCACCGCGCTCGTTCGGGGGGTCGACCGATGA
- a CDS encoding molecular chaperone TorD family protein, which translates to MATTDDGSGIDRDAAARGAVYRTLAVGFRYPEEGFHAAAADGTLTAELRRCVELTPLSVEVPDLSTEDDYETLAARYNDIFELGYSEYTDRTDGSLEASGPPVPLYESKYRPQASWNDVNLDLARAYEHYGLEIEQDQRDNHDALTYELEFAGYLCRREAAVGAGATRARLDFHDRHLGHTATGVADRLDEEPGTDVYGSLGTLLERFVRADRNELAARREGAE; encoded by the coding sequence ATGGCGACGACAGACGACGGTTCGGGAATCGACCGGGACGCGGCGGCCCGGGGCGCCGTCTACCGGACGCTGGCCGTCGGCTTTCGGTATCCCGAGGAGGGGTTCCACGCGGCCGCCGCCGACGGGACGCTGACGGCGGAGCTGCGTCGATGCGTGGAGCTGACACCGCTGTCGGTCGAGGTCCCCGACCTCAGCACCGAGGACGACTACGAGACCCTCGCGGCCCGCTACAACGACATCTTCGAGCTGGGATACAGCGAGTACACCGACCGTACCGACGGCTCACTGGAGGCGTCTGGACCGCCGGTGCCGCTGTACGAGTCCAAGTATCGGCCCCAGGCGTCCTGGAACGACGTGAATCTGGACCTCGCGCGGGCGTACGAACACTACGGCCTCGAAATCGAGCAGGACCAGCGGGACAACCACGACGCGCTGACCTACGAGCTGGAGTTCGCCGGCTACCTCTGTCGTCGCGAAGCCGCCGTCGGAGCGGGCGCCACACGGGCCCGGCTGGATTTCCACGACCGCCATCTCGGCCACACCGCGACGGGCGTGGCCGACCGGCTCGACGAGGAGCCCGGCACCGACGTCTACGGCTCTCTGGGAACGTTGCTGGAGCGGTTCGTCCGCGCCGACCGGAACGAGCTCGCGGCGCGACGGGAGGGGGCCGAATGA
- a CDS encoding ethylbenzene dehydrogenase-related protein gives MAEGRGAVVSVAGLALLVALSAVGAPLAGARPAHEIPVATATGNLSGPTAEGWSDVPSSTVPLTSAPSSVPNANDTTVERLHVQAARGDGRLYLRLRWRDATRDTAADGPRTFSDSVAVQFPVDTASRPPIAMGAPDNRANVWYWDGAAGGQELLAGGAGSTTAFPNASVSTAAVHRGSGANATWTVVYEREVGVTDTNRTTVPDDRNLDVAFAVWNGSNGERAGQKAVSEWHYFPFGGGPPGPPYEVLLWAVAGIAVVVVLSVTAYGVRHSGGPD, from the coding sequence ATGGCTGAGGGGCGGGGAGCGGTCGTCTCCGTGGCCGGGCTGGCGCTCCTCGTCGCCCTCTCGGCCGTCGGTGCGCCCCTCGCGGGGGCGCGGCCGGCCCACGAGATACCGGTCGCCACGGCGACGGGGAACCTGAGCGGGCCGACCGCGGAGGGGTGGTCTGACGTGCCGTCGTCGACGGTGCCGCTCACGAGCGCGCCCAGCAGCGTGCCAAACGCCAACGACACGACCGTCGAGCGCCTCCACGTGCAGGCCGCCCGGGGCGACGGACGGCTGTATCTCCGGCTGCGGTGGCGGGACGCCACTCGGGACACGGCCGCCGACGGCCCGCGGACCTTCTCGGACTCGGTGGCCGTCCAGTTCCCGGTCGACACGGCTTCACGGCCGCCTATCGCCATGGGTGCGCCGGACAACCGCGCCAACGTCTGGTACTGGGACGGCGCGGCGGGCGGCCAGGAACTGCTCGCGGGCGGGGCCGGCTCGACGACGGCGTTCCCCAACGCCTCGGTGAGCACGGCCGCCGTCCATCGGGGCAGCGGCGCCAACGCGACGTGGACGGTGGTGTACGAGCGCGAGGTCGGTGTCACGGACACGAACCGGACCACGGTTCCCGACGACCGGAACCTCGACGTCGCCTTCGCCGTCTGGAACGGCTCCAACGGCGAGCGGGCCGGCCAGAAGGCCGTCAGCGAGTGGCACTACTTCCCCTTCGGCGGCGGGCCGCCCGGCCCGCCCTACGAGGTGTTGCTGTGGGCCGTCGCGGGTATCGCCGTCGTGGTCGTGCTCTCGGTGACCGCCTACGGTGTCCGCCACAGCGGGGGGCCCGACTGA
- a CDS encoding 4Fe-4S dicluster domain-containing protein, whose translation MSTDQQTDTEGQGEQETRINVADGIDHQVAMVMDLNKCIGCQTCTIACKSLWTEDGGSEYMYWNNVETKPGEGYPRGWEESGGGWKSDEHGERQPGEIPDEAEYGRAWEFNHEEVMYEGSDEPLRPREGAEWGPNWDEDQGAGEYPNSYYFYLPRICNHCTHPSCVEACPRSALYKRAEDGIVLVDQDRCRGYRYCVEGCPYKKVYYNTVSKKSEKCIFCYPRLEGEGPDGETFAPACAEECPPQLRLVGFLDDEDGPIYKLIEEYEVALPLHPEFQTQPNVYYIPPFAPPQHTDTGETVDVDRIPRQYLRELFGDRVDDALDTIARERERVTQGGDSELLEILQDKNPAQQYRLEVFEDG comes from the coding sequence ATGAGCACTGACCAGCAGACCGATACGGAGGGACAGGGAGAACAAGAGACGCGTATCAACGTCGCGGACGGCATCGACCACCAGGTCGCGATGGTGATGGACCTGAACAAGTGTATCGGGTGTCAGACCTGTACCATCGCCTGCAAATCGCTGTGGACGGAGGACGGCGGCAGCGAGTACATGTACTGGAACAACGTCGAGACCAAGCCCGGCGAGGGGTACCCGCGCGGGTGGGAGGAGTCGGGCGGCGGCTGGAAGTCAGACGAACACGGCGAGCGCCAACCCGGCGAGATTCCCGACGAAGCGGAGTACGGTCGCGCCTGGGAGTTCAACCACGAGGAGGTGATGTACGAGGGCAGCGACGAGCCCCTGCGACCCCGCGAGGGCGCCGAGTGGGGCCCCAACTGGGACGAGGACCAGGGGGCCGGGGAGTACCCCAACAGCTACTACTTCTATCTCCCCCGCATCTGTAACCACTGCACTCACCCGTCCTGCGTCGAGGCCTGCCCCCGGTCGGCGCTGTACAAGCGCGCCGAGGACGGCATCGTCCTCGTCGACCAGGACCGCTGTCGGGGGTACCGGTACTGCGTCGAGGGGTGTCCGTACAAGAAGGTGTACTACAACACCGTCTCGAAGAAGTCGGAGAAGTGTATCTTCTGTTACCCGCGCCTGGAAGGCGAAGGCCCCGACGGCGAGACGTTCGCGCCGGCTTGTGCCGAGGAGTGTCCGCCACAGCTGCGACTGGTCGGCTTTCTGGACGACGAGGACGGCCCGATATACAAGCTCATCGAGGAGTACGAGGTCGCCCTGCCGCTCCATCCGGAGTTCCAGACCCAGCCCAACGTCTACTACATCCCGCCCTTCGCCCCACCACAGCACACCGACACCGGCGAGACGGTCGACGTCGACCGCATCCCCCGCCAGTACCTCCGGGAGCTGTTCGGCGACCGCGTCGACGACGCGCTCGACACCATCGCCCGCGAGCGAGAGCGCGTCACGCAGGGGGGCGACAGCGAGCTACTGGAGATTCTACAGGACAAGAACCCGGCCCAGCAGTACCGGCTCGAGGTGTTCGAGGATGGCTGA